The Aphelocoma coerulescens isolate FSJ_1873_10779 chromosome 2, UR_Acoe_1.0, whole genome shotgun sequence genome contains a region encoding:
- the DSEL gene encoding dermatan-sulfate epimerase-like protein produces the protein MALMFTGHTLFLALMMFDVFTFEESVSNYSDWVTFIENVDQYKNQQLEGFSAEQKLKRTVLHPSLYFDAQDVQALRQKARTSHLHLFRAIRSAVMVMLSNPLYYLPPPKHVDFAAKWNEIYGNNLPPLAFYCLLCPEDKAAFDFALEYMDRMAGYKNWLVENAPGDEVPLGHSLTGFATAFDFLYNSLENKRRQKYLEKIWSVSEEMYEYSKVRSWGKQLLHNHQATNMLALLIGALVAGVDKGSQANIWKHTVVDMMEKTMFLLNHIVDGSLDEGVAYGSYTAKSVTQYVFLAQRHFGINNLENNWLKMHFWFYYATLLPGFQRTVGVADSNYNWFYGPESQLVFLDKFIMKNGAGNWLAQQIRKHRPKDGPMVPSTAQRWSTLHTEFIWYAAEITPHPPPDYGTAKMHVFPNWGVVTYGAGLPNSQTNTFVSFKSGKLGGRAVYDIVHFQPYRWIDGWRSFNPGHEHPDQNSFTFAPNGQVFVSEALYGPKLSHLNNVLVFAPSPTSQCNQPWEGQLGECAQWLRWIGDEVGDSTGEIITASQAGDMMFVSGEAVSAYTSAMKLKSVYRILLLLNSQTLLVVDHIEKEEDSPVNSVSAFFHNLDIDFKYIPYKFKNKYNGAMMDVWDAHYKMFWFDHHGSSPVARIQEAEQAAEFKKRWTQFVNVTFPMKSTLTRIVYLFYGPYVNVSNCRLMDNAKSGFQISLSVNNTENTISVVTEYQNLKARFDYLGFGGFAKVVHENKVTKFGLGTESVKKEMKNKRVVFPFGFKVNIIAGLILGVSLVILAFQWRFYISFGKMLRWILILVVTLWLTELVDVWSMCTQPICAKWSSDMTRLERDKGNKARQLEGNPIVLPDVIITSLPTSGAEILKQLFFNTSDFLYIRIPTPYLEIPETEFEIDSFVDPCEWKVSDVQKGNFHLIQGWLQSLVRDTKLHLQNIHLYEASRSKIAQHPALSKDKKKRSKKRESLSEQRSRARGSQEKDAEYIRELRRHLVYYPNARPVLSLSSGSWTLKLPFFQGILGPSMRALYVVRDPRAWIYSMLYKNKPSLYSLKNIPQHLAAMFQGENGKEKCSLNEGYASEFESLRKEISNSNSNAISVLSYLWLANTEAAMRINRDLLPTNYQLVKFEDIVSFPQKTAETIFAFLGIPLPPASLNQILFATSTSLFYLPYEGEISPSSIHAWKQNMPHEEIRQIEDICCSLMDHLGYPKFIE, from the coding sequence ATGGCTTTGATGTTTACGGGGCATACTTTATTTCTAGCATTAATGATGTTTGATGTCTTCACTTTTGAAGAATCTGTAAGCAATTACTCTGATTGGGTGACATTCATAGAAAATGTAGATCAATATAAAAACCAGCAACTTGAAGGTTTTAGTGCTGAGCAGAAGCTGAAAAGAACAGTTCTTCATCCAAGCTTGTATTTTGATGCTCAGGATGTTCAGGCACTGAGGCAGAAGGCTCGTACAAGCCATTTGCAtctcttcagagccatcagaagTGCGGTGATGGTTATGCTGTCCAATCCTTTATACTACCTACCTCCACCCAAGCACGTTGATTTTGCAGCCAAGTGGAATGAGATTTATGGTAACAACCTGCCACCTCTAGCGTTCTACTGTTTGCTGTGCCCCGAAGATAAAGCTGCATTTGATTTTGCCCTAGAATATATGGATAGAATGGCTGGCTACAAAAACTGGTTGGTTGAGAATGCACCTGGAGATGAGGTGCCACTTGGTCACTCCCTAACAGGATTTGCCACTGCTTTTGACTTCTTGTATAATTCACTGGAAaataagagaagacaaaaatacCTGGAGAAGATATGGTCTGTAAGTGAGGAAATGTATGAGTACTCCAAGGTTCGTTCCTGGGGAAAGCAGCTTCTCCATAATCACCAGGCAACCAATATGCTTGCTTTGCTTATTGGGGCTTTAGTTGCAGGAGTGGACAAAGGATCTCAGGCAAATATTTGGAAACACACTGTTGTTGATATGATGGAGAAAACAATGTTTCTGCTCAATCACATTGTAGATGGGTCTCTGGATGAGGGAGTAGCTTACGGGAGTTACACAGCCAAGTCAGTAACCCAGTATGTTTTCCTGGCCCAACGCCACTTCGGTATTAACAACTTGGAGAATAACTGGCTGAAAATGCACTTCTGGTTTTACTATGCCACCCTATTGCCAGGATTCCAGAGGACTGTGGGTGTTGCAGATTCTAATTACAACTGGTTTTATGGTCCTGAGAGCCAACTGGTTTTCTTGGATAAGTTCATCATGAAGAATGGAGCTGGTAactggctggcacagcaaatTAGAAAACACAGACCCAAGGACGGGCCAATGGTGCCATCCACGGCACAGAGGTGGAGCACATTACATACTGAATTTATATGGTATGCTGCTGAAATCACTCCTCATCCCCCTCCTGACTATGGTACTGCTAAAATGCATGTGTTTCCTAACTGGGGAGTTGTTACTTACGGGGCTGGGTTGCCAAACAGTCAGACAAACACCTTTGTATCCTTCAAGTCTGGAAAACTCGGTGGACGTGCTGTCTATGATATCGTTCACTTTCAGCCCTATAGATGGATTGATGGGTGGAGAAGTTTCAATCCGGGACATGAACATCCTGATCAGAACTCCTTCACTTTTGCTCCCAATGGTCAGGTGTTTGTATCTGAGGCTCTTTATGGACCTAAACTGAGCCACCTGAACAATGTCTTGGTCTTTGCTCCATCTCCTACAAGCCAGTGCAACCAGCCTTGGGAAGGACAGCTTGGAGAGTGTGCCCAGTGGCTGAGGTGGATTGGTGACGAGGTTGGAGACTCAACTGGAGAAATTATAACAGCCTCCCAGGCTGGTGACATGATGTTTGTGAGTGGTGAGGCGGTATCTGCTTACACGTCAGCAATGAAACTGAAAAGTGTGTATCGCATTTTGCTGCTCTTAAATTCTCAGACATTGTTAGTAGTTGACCATATCGAGAAGGAGGAAGACTCTCCTGTTAATTCAGTCAGTGCCTTTTTTCATAATCTTGACATTGATTTTAAATACATACCCTATAAGTTTAAGAACAAGTACAATGGAGCTATGATGGATGTGTGGGATGCCCACTACAAGATGTTTTGGTTTGATCATCATGGGAGTAGTCCTGTTGCTAGGATACAGGAGGCTGAACAAGCTGCTGAATTCAAAAAGCGATGGACTCAGTTTGTAAATGTTACCTTTCCGATGAAAAGCACGCTTACAAGGATTGTTTACCTTTTCTATGGCCCGTATGTCAATGTCTCTAACTGTAGACTCATGGATAATGCCAAATCTGGATTTCAGATTTCGCTCAGTGTCAACAACACTGAAAATACCATCTCTGTTGTGACTGAGTATCAGAATTTAAAGGCAAGGTTTGATTACTTGGGATTTGGTGGTTTTGCTAAAGTAGTTCATGAAAATAAAGTGACCAAGTTTGGTCTCGGTACTGAATCTgtaaaaaaagagatgaaaaataaaagggtAGTTTTTCCTTTTGGATTCAAAGTGAACATAATTGCAGGGTTAATTTTGGGTGTCAGTTTGGTCATACTGGCTTTTCAGTGGCGGTTTTACATATCCTTCGGTAAAATGTTGCGTTGGATCCTGATACTGGTTGTCACACTGTGGCTCACTGAATTGGTGGATGTGTGGAGCATGTGTACTCAGCCCATCTGTGCAAAGTGGAGCAGTGACATGACAAGGCTAGAACGTGATAAAGGCAATAAAGCCAGACAATTAGAAGGAAACCCCATTGTTTTGCCAGATGTTATCATTACTTCACTTCCCACTTCTGGTGCAGAAATTTTAAAACAGCTGTTTTTCAATACCAGTGATTTTTTATACATCAGGATACCTACACCCTATCTTGAAATTCCTGAGACTGAATTTGAAATTGATTCTTTTGTAGATCCATGTGAATGGAAGGTTTCTGATGTCCAGAAAGGTAATTTTCATCTTATCCAAGGGTGGCTTCAGTCTCTAGTTCGAGACACAAAGTTGCATTTACAAAACATTCATTTATATGAAGCTAGCAGAAGTAAAATTGCTCAGCATCCTGCATTaagcaaagacaaaaagaaaaggtcCAAAAAGAGAGAATCCCTGTCAGAGCAAAGAAGCAGGGCAAGAGGGAGTCAAGAAAAAGATGCTGAATATATAAGGGAACTGAGAAGACATCTCGTCTATTATCCCAATGCACGACCTGTGCTTAGTTTAAGCAGTGGGAGCTGGACATTAAAGCTTCCCTTCTTTCAGGGAATCTTAGGACCATCAATGAGAGCATTATATGTAGTGAGGGACCCACGGGCATGGATCTATTCAATGTTGTACAAAAATAAGCCAAGCCTTTACTCCTTGAAAAATATTCCACAACACTTGGCTGCGATGTTTCAAGGGGAGAATGGTAAAGAAAAATGTAGTTTGAATGAAGGCTATGCCTCTGAGTTTGAATCACtaagaaaagaaatttcaaaTTCTAATTCAAATGCTATTTCTGTGTTGTCTTATTTATGGCTAGCAAACACAGAAGCAGCAATGAGAATAAACAGGGACTTGCTGCCAACAAATTATCAGCTGGTCAAGTTTGAAGATATTGTGAGCTTTCCTCAGAAGACGGCTGAAACTATTTTTGCCTTTCTTGGtattcctcttcctcctgctagCTTAAACCAAATATTATTTGCCACCTCCACCAGTCTTTTCTATCTTCCTTATGAAGGGGAAATTTCACCAAGTAGCATTCATGCCTGGAAACAAAACATGCCCCATGAAGAGATTAGACAGATTGAAGATATCTGTTGTTCACTGATGGACCACTTAGGATACCCAAAGTTTATAGAATAA